From the genome of Ignavibacteriales bacterium, one region includes:
- a CDS encoding S46 family peptidase, with amino-acid sequence MKNFSNVKRYLTISLLLIVVFSFQFNAQTINQDTVKSQKLDTGKMWTFEFPPFDYLEKTYGFKATQEWFDDVRLSALRIPGCTASFVSEDGLIMTNNHCSRGTRRQVQKDGEDLASTAFFAPTLADERKVPNYTAEQLVMLKDVTKEVLTALEKGKDEKEKIDLRNTKMEELKKQYEAETKLKCDVVSYYNGSLFFVQGFKTYTDVRLVFQPEEQIASYGGDPDNFTYPRYDLDCTFLRIYSDDGKPIKSDHYFKWSANGASDGELVFTVGNPGSTNRLRTVAQLEYLRDITYRNSAFLSDNVYNRLDQLKSVNPKNAAAYEAMRLVFSNGWKNTVNTYKALNDPYLIARKKDFEKKLQKVVFSNPELTKQYGHVWKTIETTREELRKVEPKLAAFAPNRQYSSRYMMIANELVAYAKYQMLPEEKKKELAEEANQRAARFGGARRGGSLTPGFTDNLYPDNFDNLLEEAKLEIDLDFITMNLGKNDANVTRFYQAKEGKDAAKELVAKSLFTNKAAVQELFKKTPEEILALNDPFVQYYAKVYDKIEPLRIEQREIMDTENIAFGLLGQILYKTYGTSVTPDANRTLRLSDGVLKGNEYNGTIAPIKTTFFGMYDRFYGFEGKYPFNLPERWKNIPKDLDLKTPVNFIATNDIVGGNSGSAVINKNAEVIGLAFDGNIESLQGNFIYLPSYNRTVGVDSKGMYEAIKNVYKFDRLADELKDGKMK; translated from the coding sequence ATGAAAAATTTTTCAAATGTTAAGAGATATTTAACAATTTCTCTTTTACTGATAGTTGTTTTCTCATTTCAGTTCAATGCTCAGACAATCAATCAGGATACTGTAAAATCACAAAAACTTGATACCGGAAAGATGTGGACTTTTGAATTTCCTCCATTCGATTATTTAGAAAAAACATACGGATTCAAAGCAACACAGGAATGGTTTGATGATGTTCGTTTATCGGCATTGCGTATTCCCGGATGTACAGCTTCATTTGTTTCTGAAGACGGTTTGATAATGACGAATAATCATTGTTCACGCGGAACCAGAAGACAAGTCCAAAAAGATGGAGAAGATCTGGCAAGTACAGCCTTCTTTGCGCCGACTCTAGCAGATGAGAGAAAAGTTCCAAACTATACGGCCGAACAATTAGTTATGCTGAAAGATGTTACAAAAGAAGTATTGACTGCTTTAGAAAAAGGAAAAGATGAAAAAGAAAAGATCGATTTACGTAATACCAAAATGGAAGAATTGAAAAAACAATATGAAGCAGAAACAAAATTAAAATGTGACGTCGTTTCATATTACAATGGAAGTTTATTCTTTGTTCAAGGATTCAAAACTTATACCGATGTTCGTTTAGTATTTCAACCGGAAGAACAAATTGCTTCTTACGGCGGAGATCCTGATAATTTCACATATCCGCGTTACGATCTCGACTGTACATTCTTAAGAATTTATAGTGATGATGGCAAGCCGATTAAATCCGATCATTATTTCAAATGGAGTGCAAACGGTGCATCTGACGGTGAACTTGTTTTTACCGTTGGTAATCCCGGATCTACAAATAGATTAAGAACTGTGGCTCAGCTAGAATATTTAAGAGATATTACATACCGTAACAGCGCGTTTCTCTCTGATAATGTTTACAATCGTCTTGATCAATTAAAATCAGTTAATCCCAAAAATGCAGCCGCCTATGAAGCAATGCGCCTTGTATTTAGTAACGGTTGGAAAAATACTGTTAATACATACAAAGCTTTAAATGATCCATACTTGATAGCACGTAAAAAAGATTTCGAGAAGAAACTTCAAAAAGTAGTTTTTAGCAATCCGGAATTAACCAAACAATACGGACATGTTTGGAAGACAATCGAAACTACACGTGAAGAACTTAGAAAAGTTGAGCCAAAGTTAGCTGCCTTTGCACCAAACAGACAATATTCCTCCCGCTATATGATGATTGCAAATGAATTAGTTGCTTATGCAAAGTATCAAATGCTGCCGGAAGAAAAAAAGAAAGAATTAGCTGAAGAAGCTAATCAGCGAGCTGCGCGTTTTGGAGGTGCAAGAAGAGGCGGCAGTCTAACACCTGGATTTACTGATAATTTGTATCCTGATAATTTTGATAATCTGCTTGAAGAAGCAAAATTAGAGATTGACCTTGATTTTATTACAATGAATCTTGGCAAGAACGACGCAAATGTTACAAGATTTTATCAGGCAAAAGAAGGTAAAGATGCGGCTAAAGAATTGGTTGCTAAATCGCTCTTCACAAATAAAGCCGCTGTTCAAGAACTCTTCAAAAAAACTCCGGAAGAAATCTTAGCCTTAAATGATCCGTTTGTTCAGTACTACGCAAAAGTTTACGATAAGATTGAACCGTTGAGAATTGAGCAAAGAGAAATTATGGACACAGAAAACATCGCATTTGGATTGTTGGGACAAATTCTCTATAAAACTTACGGAACATCGGTTACACCTGATGCAAACAGAACTTTAAGATTGAGCGATGGTGTTTTGAAAGGGAATGAATACAACGGAACAATCGCCCCAATCAAAACAACATTTTTCGGAATGTACGATCGATTTTACGGATTCGAAGGAAAATATCCTTTCAATCTTCCTGAAAGATGGAAGAATATTCCAAAGGATTTGGATTTGAAGACTCCCGTTAATTTCATTGCAACAAATGATATAGTTGGTGGAAACTCGGGAAGCGCCGTTATTAATAAGAACGCAGAAGTAATCGGTCTTGCCTTTGACGGTAATATCGAAAGTCTTCAAGGTAATTTCATCTATTTACCTTCATATAACAGAACAGTAGGCGTTGATTCGAAAGGTATGTATGAAGCAATTAAAAACGTTTACAAGTTTGATCGTCTTGCAGATGAATTAAAAGATGGTAAGATGAAATAA
- a CDS encoding L-threonylcarbamoyladenylate synthase, producing MEYYELHPITPQMRYINKAVDVLKNGGVIIYPTDTVYGFGCDIFNKEALERIYTIKQDAESKLFSFICHDLKDISKYAKVSDYAYKSMKKLLPGPYTFVLPAAREVPKKLWTKRKTVGIRIPNNNIALTLAKELGNPIISTSVTNHSGNILFDPLEIQVVFNSRVDLMLSSGALEGKPSSIIDLSSEEPEILREGAGDVSMFYS from the coding sequence ATGGAATATTACGAATTGCATCCGATAACGCCGCAGATGCGCTACATCAATAAAGCGGTAGATGTATTGAAAAATGGCGGAGTAATAATTTATCCTACGGATACGGTATATGGATTTGGCTGCGATATATTTAATAAAGAAGCTCTCGAGCGTATTTACACAATTAAGCAAGATGCTGAATCAAAGTTGTTTAGTTTCATCTGCCACGATCTTAAAGACATTTCTAAATATGCTAAGGTTTCCGATTATGCGTATAAGAGTATGAAAAAATTATTACCTGGTCCTTATACTTTTGTTCTGCCTGCTGCACGCGAGGTGCCAAAAAAACTTTGGACAAAAAGAAAGACAGTTGGAATCCGGATTCCTAATAATAATATTGCACTTACTTTGGCAAAAGAATTAGGCAACCCAATAATCAGTACCAGCGTGACAAATCATAGCGGGAATATTTTGTTTGATCCTCTTGAAATACAAGTAGTCTTTAACTCAAGGGTTGATCTGATGCTTTCATCAGGAGCGTTAGAAGGAAAGCCGTCAAGCATTATTGATTTGAGCAGCGAGGAACCTGAGATTTTACGCGAGGGTGCCGGCGATGTTAGTATGTTCTATTCATAA
- a CDS encoding histidine phosphatase family protein, translating into MKTLYLIRHAKSSWDDQDQTDFDRPLNKRGKHDAPLMADILKMKSVEPDLIISSPANRALSTAIIFAEILEYDLNTITTDERIYEAGIKELITLVREIDDMNNTVIIFGHNPGFTSFTNLLGDKYIPDMPTCSIVGLELGVAQWDQAERHCGKIFLFEYPKKQIIN; encoded by the coding sequence ATGAAAACACTTTATCTAATTCGTCATGCTAAATCAAGCTGGGATGACCAAGACCAAACCGATTTTGACCGCCCGCTAAATAAGCGAGGCAAACACGATGCACCTTTGATGGCGGACATACTAAAAATGAAAAGTGTCGAACCCGATTTAATAATAAGCAGTCCGGCTAACCGCGCACTCTCAACCGCAATAATATTTGCAGAAATACTAGAGTATGATCTTAATACGATAACAACTGATGAAAGGATTTACGAAGCCGGAATAAAAGAATTAATAACTCTAGTTCGTGAAATTGACGACATGAATAATACAGTAATCATCTTCGGTCACAATCCGGGTTTTACTTCTTTCACAAATTTATTAGGCGATAAATATATTCCCGATATGCCGACATGTTCGATTGTTGGATTGGAACTTGGAGTTGCGCAGTGGGATCAAGCCGAAAGACATTGCGGAAAAATCTTTTTATTTGAATATCCTAAAAAACAAATAATCAATTGA
- the cobO gene encoding cob(I)yrinic acid a,c-diamide adenosyltransferase, whose amino-acid sequence MNYFAHGYIQIYTGNGKGKTTAAIGLAVRAAGAGLKSYIIQFMKDFPYNESISLKKLSEWITIEKVGKDDYVFRKELPPQEEIDKAKLALQTAKEKMLSNNYNLIILDEICVAIYFGLFTADNVLAFLDSKPENVELILTGRYCPQVLIDRADLVTEMNEVKHYYQKGILSRKGIDS is encoded by the coding sequence ATGAATTATTTTGCGCACGGATATATTCAAATCTATACAGGAAACGGAAAAGGCAAAACAACCGCCGCAATCGGTTTAGCGGTGCGGGCTGCCGGTGCCGGTCTTAAATCTTACATCATCCAATTCATGAAAGATTTTCCTTACAACGAATCGATTAGTCTGAAAAAATTAAGCGAATGGATAACAATTGAAAAAGTTGGAAAGGATGATTATGTATTTAGAAAAGAACTGCCGCCGCAAGAAGAAATAGACAAAGCCAAGCTTGCCCTCCAAACTGCAAAAGAAAAAATGCTTAGCAACAATTATAACTTGATCATACTTGATGAAATTTGTGTTGCAATTTATTTCGGGCTATTTACTGCGGATAATGTTTTGGCATTTTTAGATTCAAAACCGGAAAATGTTGAATTGATTCTGACCGGGAGATATTGTCCGCAAGTTCTTATTGACCGTGCAGATCTTGTAACAGAAATGAATGAGGTAAAACATTACTATCAAAAGGGAATTTTATCACGTAAAGGAATTGATTCTTAA
- a CDS encoding MarR family transcriptional regulator, giving the protein MKLEKEIKQSKFRNEYHKLAVNVIYTYGWLMNSQSKLFTKYKITSNQFNILRILRGQYPNPATINLLKERMLDKMSDASRLVERLRIKGFVKRNLSLDDRRCVDVIITEDGLKLLLEMDKLNEKYDSLFKNLSVSESKKLNELLDKLRG; this is encoded by the coding sequence CGGAATGAGTATCACAAACTTGCCGTAAATGTTATTTACACTTACGGCTGGTTAATGAATTCGCAATCCAAACTTTTTACTAAGTATAAAATAACAAGTAATCAATTCAATATTCTGCGTATACTTAGAGGGCAGTATCCAAATCCCGCAACAATTAATTTGCTGAAGGAAAGGATGCTCGATAAAATGTCAGACGCATCAAGACTTGTGGAACGTTTACGCATCAAAGGTTTCGTAAAGAGAAATCTTTCATTAGATGACCGGAGATGTGTAGATGTAATCATAACGGAAGATGGTTTAAAATTACTATTGGAGATGGATAAGTTAAATGAAAAATATGATTCACTTTTCAAAAACCTTTCTGTTTCGGAATCCAAAAAGCTGAACGAGCTATTAGATAAACTAAGAGGGTGA
- a CDS encoding S46 family peptidase produces the protein MKRALFKSIIFSFLFVFILPLSAQSNLDTVKAQKFDTGKMWTFEDYPNAYIKSTYGFDASDEWLKKVRLAALRFGGGCSASFVSEDGLIMTNHHCVDGFLEKLSKDGENIPKNGFFAPTLADERKAPTYVEQLVLIEDVTAPVMEAFNSGKTDAEKIEKRNSAIKELEAKYNKDTGLNCKVTSLYNGSKFSLYGYKTYNDIRLVYSNERVVGLYGGDPDNFTYPRYDADFAFLRAYDENGKPMKTENFYKFSQNGAQENELLFVVGNPGSTQRLKTVAQLEYYRDVTYKNGTFLLNRLFSIYDEMIAEEPAKADEYRGQQFFIGNSAKVFTGVLAGLEDPQFMARKKDFEKKLKDAVAASPELTNKYGHLWEGIEQTRNEARKFAFEAAAYSISPRTAPVYFSIARKVVELANNLKKPEAERAPDYKADKLDATINGLFPEKVNESMNSKLTAMMADYFIMNLGNNNTLVKKMFNGLSGKAAADYALKNSSLTSKENVIELAKKDADAILNSNDPFIYYILNTQDKAKEFAAKSKEISETEQALESQLGQVLYAVYGTSIPPDATFTLRISDGVMKSYKYNGTIAPTITTFYGLYDRYYSHKKQYPWDLPARWTKLNPDFDLSTPYNFISTNDIIGGNSGSAIINTKAEVVGAVFDGNMESLAGNFIFTTEANRSVSVASQGILEILQDLLGAQRVAEELKTGKIPDELRK, from the coding sequence ATGAAAAGAGCATTATTCAAATCAATAATTTTTTCATTTTTATTTGTTTTCATCCTTCCGTTAAGTGCCCAATCTAACTTAGATACAGTCAAAGCACAAAAGTTTGATACGGGAAAAATGTGGACGTTTGAAGATTACCCTAACGCTTATATTAAATCAACGTACGGTTTTGATGCATCCGATGAATGGTTAAAAAAAGTAAGACTAGCCGCGCTAAGATTTGGTGGAGGATGTTCGGCTTCATTTGTATCCGAAGATGGATTGATTATGACAAACCATCATTGTGTTGATGGATTTCTTGAAAAATTGAGCAAAGATGGTGAAAACATACCGAAGAATGGTTTTTTCGCACCAACTTTAGCTGATGAAAGAAAAGCTCCGACTTATGTAGAACAACTTGTTCTTATTGAAGATGTAACTGCTCCAGTTATGGAAGCTTTTAATTCAGGTAAAACTGATGCGGAAAAAATTGAAAAAAGAAACAGCGCAATTAAAGAATTGGAAGCCAAATACAATAAAGACACAGGATTAAATTGTAAGGTTACTTCTCTTTATAACGGAAGTAAATTTTCCTTATATGGATATAAAACGTACAATGATATTCGTTTAGTTTACTCGAATGAAAGAGTAGTAGGTTTATATGGCGGCGATCCGGATAACTTTACTTATCCGCGATATGATGCAGATTTTGCTTTTCTCCGCGCTTATGATGAAAACGGCAAACCAATGAAGACAGAAAATTTTTACAAGTTCAGTCAAAACGGTGCACAAGAAAATGAACTTCTGTTTGTTGTCGGAAATCCTGGTTCAACACAGAGATTAAAAACAGTTGCACAGCTTGAATATTACAGAGATGTTACTTATAAAAACGGCACATTTCTTTTGAATCGTCTTTTTTCAATTTATGATGAAATGATTGCGGAAGAACCTGCTAAAGCAGATGAATACAGAGGACAGCAATTTTTCATTGGTAACAGTGCAAAAGTTTTCACCGGTGTTCTTGCCGGTTTAGAAGATCCACAATTTATGGCTCGTAAGAAAGATTTTGAGAAAAAGCTTAAAGATGCAGTTGCGGCTAGTCCGGAACTCACTAACAAATACGGTCATCTATGGGAAGGAATAGAACAAACGAGAAATGAAGCAAGAAAATTTGCGTTTGAAGCTGCCGCTTATAGTATCTCTCCTCGTACGGCTCCAGTTTATTTCTCTATTGCAAGAAAAGTAGTTGAACTGGCAAACAATCTTAAAAAACCGGAAGCTGAAAGAGCTCCCGATTACAAAGCCGATAAGTTAGACGCTACAATAAACGGTTTATTCCCGGAAAAAGTAAATGAAAGCATGAATAGCAAACTAACTGCTATGATGGCAGATTATTTTATTATGAATCTTGGCAACAATAACACATTAGTTAAAAAAATGTTCAATGGTTTGAGCGGAAAAGCAGCTGCCGATTATGCATTAAAGAACTCATCTCTCACATCAAAAGAAAATGTAATTGAACTGGCAAAAAAAGATGCAGACGCAATATTAAATTCTAACGATCCGTTCATTTATTATATACTTAATACACAAGACAAGGCAAAAGAATTTGCTGCTAAGTCAAAAGAAATTAGTGAAACAGAACAAGCGTTGGAAAGTCAATTGGGACAAGTATTATATGCTGTGTATGGAACATCAATTCCACCCGATGCAACATTTACACTACGTATAAGCGATGGTGTTATGAAAAGCTACAAATACAACGGAACAATCGCACCAACAATTACGACTTTCTACGGATTATATGACAGATATTATTCTCACAAGAAACAGTATCCTTGGGATCTACCTGCACGATGGACAAAACTGAATCCCGATTTCGATCTTAGTACTCCATATAATTTCATCAGTACAAATGATATCATTGGCGGAAATTCAGGCAGTGCTATTATCAACACGAAAGCAGAAGTAGTCGGTGCCGTATTTGATGGCAACATGGAAAGTTTGGCAGGCAATTTTATCTTTACAACTGAAGCAAACAGAAGTGTCTCAGTTGCATCACAGGGAATTCTTGAGATTCTTCAAGATTTACTTGGCGCACAAAGAGTTGCAGAAGAATTAAAAACGGGAAAAATACCCGATGAATTAAGAAAATAA
- a CDS encoding MFS transporter, with protein sequence MKFKNISRSVIILGLVSFFTDFASEMLYPITPIFLTSILGASMSVVGLIEGAAEVTAGLLKGYFGSLSDKVGKRSIFVIIGYSLSGLFKSLPGFIATIPSVISARIVDRVGKGIRTAPRDALLASYANGNTGAVFGFHRAMDTMGAVAGPLAAIALLYFFPGKYSWIYLFALIPSFFAIGFTFVVKDTKGTTKNSQKKLYRRFWKSAPFEYKILLLVLTMFSLVNSSDVFLILKSKQISHSDTTAILGYVFYNLIYALSSYPIGILSDRFGKKNIFIFGLLIFSAVYFGFAMNTENVIVWILFAFYGIYASSTEGISKAWVSDLVPDEFRGSAIGLLTALSSFAIMFGSFLTGILWDRFGAQVPFLISSIVSIMIALMLSFLKNEQKS encoded by the coding sequence ATGAAATTTAAAAACATATCACGTTCTGTAATTATACTTGGATTGGTAAGCTTCTTCACTGATTTTGCCAGTGAGATGCTTTATCCTATAACTCCAATTTTTTTGACATCAATTCTCGGCGCTTCAATGTCTGTGGTAGGATTAATAGAAGGTGCTGCAGAAGTTACTGCAGGACTTTTAAAAGGATACTTTGGCTCACTCTCGGATAAAGTTGGTAAACGTTCGATCTTTGTAATAATCGGCTATAGTCTTTCTGGATTGTTTAAATCTCTTCCCGGTTTTATAGCAACCATTCCATCTGTAATATCTGCCCGCATTGTTGATAGAGTTGGTAAAGGAATTCGTACAGCTCCGCGTGATGCACTGCTTGCAAGTTATGCTAACGGCAATACTGGCGCGGTGTTTGGGTTTCATCGAGCAATGGATACTATGGGGGCGGTTGCCGGACCTCTTGCGGCAATTGCTCTACTTTACTTTTTCCCGGGAAAGTACAGCTGGATCTATTTGTTTGCTTTAATTCCTTCATTTTTTGCAATCGGTTTTACTTTTGTGGTTAAGGATACAAAAGGCACAACAAAAAATTCTCAAAAAAAATTGTACCGGAGGTTTTGGAAAAGTGCACCCTTTGAATACAAAATTCTTCTTCTAGTTTTAACAATGTTTTCATTGGTAAACAGCAGCGATGTTTTTTTGATTTTGAAATCAAAACAAATATCTCATTCGGATACAACTGCTATTCTTGGTTATGTGTTCTATAATTTAATTTATGCGCTCTCGTCTTATCCCATAGGAATTCTATCCGATAGATTCGGAAAGAAAAACATTTTCATCTTTGGATTATTAATTTTTTCTGCTGTCTATTTTGGTTTTGCAATGAACACAGAAAATGTGATAGTCTGGATCCTCTTTGCGTTCTATGGAATTTATGCTTCTTCAACTGAGGGAATTTCCAAAGCTTGGGTATCAGATCTTGTGCCCGATGAATTTCGCGGATCAGCTATTGGTCTGCTCACGGCACTTTCAAGTTTTGCAATTATGTTCGGTTCTTTTCTTACCGGAATTTTATGGGATCGTTTTGGAGCGCAGGTACCCTTTTTAATATCTTCTATAGTCTCTATAATGATTGCTCTAATGCTTTCCTTTCTTAAGAACGAACAAAAGTCTTAA
- a CDS encoding ATP-grasp domain-containing protein — protein sequence MKVAIVYNEVNPDLYQKTKGRAKDLDFKPVFGLESLNPISEYEDMAKSLQKVGYDAYTLNIMDSLQLLIKDLEKNKPDVVFNLVEIFKDQPRLEMSFTGILELLNVTYTGAPPMALGTCQNKTLTKRILGTLGIRTPRYKIIKNMDRSFRLGLRYPLIVKPAWEDASVGIENDSIVNNVDELKKRIEYVFNSFKQPALVEEFIVGRELNVSVFGDKNPSVLPISEIDFSRMPENLHPIVSFQAKWDPMHEAYHKTIPICPAILPDEIREEAERMALQCVRAVGTRDYSRVDMRLSKDDNKLYVLEVNPNPDLTEGAGFMRSAKNAGYSYKKTLKMIVDFAYERKKIAISR from the coding sequence ATGAAAGTAGCTATAGTATACAACGAAGTAAACCCGGACTTGTACCAGAAGACGAAAGGAAGAGCCAAGGACCTTGACTTTAAGCCCGTTTTTGGGTTGGAAAGTTTGAATCCCATCTCCGAATATGAAGATATGGCTAAATCCTTGCAAAAAGTCGGTTATGATGCATATACATTAAATATAATGGATAGCCTGCAACTTCTTATAAAAGATTTAGAAAAAAATAAACCGGATGTTGTTTTCAATTTGGTAGAAATATTTAAGGACCAACCGCGTCTTGAGATGAGTTTTACCGGAATCTTAGAATTGCTAAATGTAACATACACCGGGGCTCCGCCAATGGCTCTGGGCACATGTCAAAATAAAACTTTAACAAAAAGAATTCTTGGCACTCTGGGAATCCGTACTCCGCGATATAAAATAATTAAAAACATGGACCGGTCATTCCGGCTTGGACTGCGTTATCCTCTAATTGTAAAGCCTGCGTGGGAAGACGCAAGTGTCGGCATTGAGAATGATTCAATTGTAAATAACGTTGATGAATTGAAGAAACGAATTGAATATGTTTTTAATTCTTTCAAACAGCCCGCTCTTGTTGAAGAGTTTATTGTTGGCAGAGAATTAAATGTTTCAGTCTTCGGTGATAAAAATCCATCTGTATTACCAATCAGTGAGATTGATTTTTCACGAATGCCGGAAAATTTGCATCCCATAGTAAGTTTTCAGGCAAAGTGGGACCCAATGCATGAAGCATATCATAAAACAATTCCAATTTGCCCGGCTATTTTACCAGATGAAATACGGGAAGAAGCTGAAAGGATGGCTCTGCAATGCGTCCGCGCCGTTGGAACCCGCGATTACTCACGAGTTGATATGCGTCTTTCGAAAGATGATAATAAACTTTATGTGCTCGAGGTTAATCCGAATCCGGATTTAACCGAAGGAGCGGGATTTATGCGGTCTGCCAAAAATGCGGGATATTCTTACAAAAAAACTTTAAAGATGATTGTAGATTTTGCGTATGAAAGAAAGAAGATAGCAATTAGCCGTTAG
- a CDS encoding class I SAM-dependent methyltransferase, whose amino-acid sequence MNKIKKDEQIGSENQPYFKLFRPEIFDLIPKTTKRLLDIGCAEGVLANEARKKYDLEIAVGIELNENAAKVARTKLDKVLVGDIENMNLDFSERYFDCIICADILEHLKDPWKVLSYLKNILDNDGTVIISLPNLRHIVPVLKIIFNRFEYTDSGILDRTHLRFFTLHTMKKMIDECGFRIESINSNKSISYKFRLINFLSFGLFTPFSIYQYIFLLKKKEK is encoded by the coding sequence TTGAATAAAATAAAAAAAGACGAGCAAATAGGGAGTGAGAATCAACCCTATTTTAAATTATTCCGTCCGGAAATATTCGATCTGATCCCGAAAACAACAAAGCGTCTTTTGGATATCGGATGTGCAGAAGGAGTTCTGGCTAATGAAGCGAGGAAAAAATATGACCTCGAAATTGCGGTTGGAATAGAACTAAATGAAAATGCTGCAAAAGTTGCTAGGACTAAATTAGACAAGGTTTTAGTCGGCGATATCGAAAATATGAATCTTGATTTTTCCGAAAGATATTTTGATTGCATTATCTGTGCAGATATACTGGAACATCTAAAAGATCCGTGGAAAGTGCTTTCATACTTGAAAAATATTCTGGATAATGATGGAACGGTTATTATTAGTTTACCTAATCTAAGGCATATTGTTCCGGTTCTAAAAATAATTTTTAACCGTTTTGAATATACCGATTCGGGAATATTGGACAGAACACATTTAAGATTTTTTACTCTTCACACAATGAAAAAAATGATTGACGAATGCGGGTTTAGAATTGAAAGCATCAACTCAAATAAAAGCATCAGTTATAAATTCAGATTAATCAACTTCCTTTCGTTTGGATTGTTCACACCTTTTTCAATATATCAATATATTTTCTTACTGAAAAAGAAAGAGAAATGA
- a CDS encoding SDR family NAD(P)-dependent oxidoreductase, giving the protein MESLKGKTVFITGTTSGIGKSSAYAFAGQGANLVICARRINLLNEIAEDIRQKTGVKVYAFALDISKRVDVINAVAALPEEFKNIDILINNAGLGRGLNKFYEDNPEGWDEVIDTNVKGLLNVTFVILNGMIERKGGHIINIGSIAGREAYPKGAVYCASKHAVDAITRSIRMDTIDKNILVSTIDAGLVETGFSKVRFYGDEEKAKGVYKGLTPLTGDDVADAIIFCASRPPHVNIAEITLLAARQASATLSYRD; this is encoded by the coding sequence ATGGAATCATTAAAAGGTAAAACTGTTTTTATTACAGGCACAACATCCGGAATAGGAAAATCATCAGCATATGCATTTGCCGGGCAAGGGGCTAATCTTGTTATTTGTGCCCGAAGAATAAATCTACTCAACGAAATTGCCGAAGATATTAGACAAAAAACGGGCGTAAAAGTTTATGCTTTCGCATTAGATATAAGTAAACGTGTTGATGTGATAAATGCAGTTGCAGCTTTACCGGAAGAATTTAAGAATATAGATATTCTCATCAATAATGCAGGTCTTGGGCGTGGTCTAAATAAATTTTATGAAGATAATCCTGAAGGCTGGGATGAAGTTATAGACACCAATGTAAAAGGTCTGTTAAATGTTACATTTGTTATTCTTAATGGCATGATTGAAAGGAAGGGCGGACATATTATAAATATAGGCTCAATTGCCGGAAGAGAAGCGTATCCTAAAGGAGCTGTTTACTGTGCATCTAAACATGCTGTGGATGCAATTACACGTTCAATAAGAATGGATACAATTGATAAAAATATTTTGGTTAGTACAATTGATGCGGGATTGGTTGAAACCGGTTTTAGCAAAGTCCGGTTCTACGGCGACGAGGAGAAAGCTAAAGGTGTTTACAAAGGTTTAACACCGCTGACAGGCGATGATGTTGCAGATGCTATTATATTTTGTGCTTCACGACCGCCGCATGTAAATATAGCCGAAATTACTCTTCTTGCCGCAAGACAAGCATCGGCAACTCTCTCATATAGAGACTAG
- a CDS encoding hydrolase: MGRSQYILHRESSALLVIDMQEKILPVILESERVVENTLKLINGFKILSVPIYFTEQYPKGLGPTESKIKTALDNTEAIHKMTFSCSGAGDLFEELKGKRIKQIVVCGIESHVCVIQTVLDLLSEGFQVHVAADAVSSRRKFDYEIAIRRMESNGAEITLTESVLFELLNICGTDEFKAISKLVK, encoded by the coding sequence ATGGGAAGAAGTCAATATATTTTGCATAGAGAAAGCTCGGCATTACTTGTAATTGATATGCAGGAAAAAATTCTTCCTGTTATTTTAGAGTCTGAACGAGTTGTGGAAAATACTTTGAAACTTATTAACGGTTTTAAAATTTTATCTGTACCAATCTACTTCACGGAACAATATCCAAAAGGACTTGGACCGACCGAATCGAAGATCAAAACCGCACTTGATAATACAGAAGCAATTCATAAAATGACATTTAGCTGCAGCGGTGCCGGCGATTTGTTCGAAGAGTTAAAAGGAAAAAGAATTAAACAAATTGTTGTATGCGGAATTGAATCGCATGTTTGCGTTATACAAACAGTATTGGACTTACTTTCGGAAGGATTTCAAGTTCACGTTGCCGCAGATGCAGTTTCTTCCCGTAGAAAATTTGATTACGAGATTGCGATTCGACGCATGGAAAGTAACGGTGCAGAAATTACTTTGACCGAATCTGTGTTGTTTGAATTACTTAATATTTGCGGTACTGATGAGTTTAAGGCAATATCAAAGCTGGTTAAGTAG